The Coraliomargarita sinensis genome has a segment encoding these proteins:
- a CDS encoding type I restriction-modification system subunit M encodes MPAKKKTAKTSEPFEKQLFKAADKLRKNIDAAEYKHVVLGLIFLKYISDAFDAYREKLKAGETDFGDGEFIDLEDRDFYAGAGVFWVPTEARWETIHGSSKLPTIGKTLDTAMDAIERENPSLKGVLPKIYAKENLDQATLGGLIDLIADTAIGDAAAQSKDLLGRVYEYFLGEFANAEGKKGGQFYTPKSIVRLMVEMIEPYKGRVYDPACGSGGMFVMSEKFVEEHGGGLDDISLYGQESNQTTWKLSRMNLAIRGIDGSGIKWNPEGSFLKNEHRDLKADFIIANPPFNQDEWGVELLQGDARWQYGTPPKGNANYGWIQHMLYHTAPTGICSLVLANGSLSSNQSGEGEIRQALVKANLVDCIVALPKQLFYNTGIPACLWFLRRGRTQEETLFIDASNMGFMEDRTHRAFADEDIEKIRDAYLNWRKGNGYTDEKGFCKAASLVDIEKHKFVLTPGRYVGIPEEEDDGIPYEEKIAELTSKLGAQIQKEEALNQEIQSQLSKLGITLNFDSNS; translated from the coding sequence ATGCCCGCGAAAAAGAAGACCGCCAAGACCTCAGAACCATTTGAAAAGCAGCTTTTTAAAGCTGCCGATAAGCTCCGGAAGAATATTGATGCTGCTGAATACAAGCATGTCGTGCTGGGGCTTATCTTCCTAAAATACATTTCGGATGCCTTCGATGCCTATCGTGAGAAGCTCAAGGCGGGTGAGACGGACTTTGGCGATGGCGAATTCATCGACCTTGAAGACCGCGACTTCTATGCGGGTGCGGGTGTCTTCTGGGTGCCGACAGAGGCACGCTGGGAGACGATTCACGGATCCTCCAAACTGCCGACCATCGGTAAGACGCTGGATACGGCGATGGATGCCATCGAGCGGGAAAACCCGTCACTTAAAGGCGTGCTACCGAAGATTTATGCCAAGGAAAATCTCGACCAGGCCACGCTGGGCGGCCTGATCGACCTGATTGCGGATACCGCGATTGGCGATGCTGCCGCGCAGAGCAAGGACTTGCTCGGGCGCGTCTATGAATACTTTCTGGGCGAGTTCGCCAACGCCGAGGGCAAGAAAGGTGGCCAGTTCTACACCCCCAAGTCGATTGTCCGTTTAATGGTGGAAATGATCGAGCCCTACAAGGGGCGCGTCTATGACCCCGCCTGTGGCTCGGGCGGCATGTTTGTCATGTCCGAAAAATTCGTGGAAGAACACGGCGGCGGACTGGATGACATTTCGCTCTACGGTCAGGAAAGTAACCAGACCACCTGGAAGCTCTCACGCATGAACCTTGCCATCCGTGGTATCGACGGTAGCGGAATCAAGTGGAACCCCGAAGGCTCGTTCCTGAAGAATGAGCACCGTGATTTAAAGGCAGACTTCATCATCGCCAACCCGCCCTTCAATCAGGACGAATGGGGCGTGGAGTTGCTTCAGGGAGATGCCCGTTGGCAATATGGCACACCGCCGAAGGGCAATGCCAATTATGGATGGATTCAGCACATGCTCTACCACACTGCGCCCACGGGCATTTGTTCCCTGGTGCTGGCCAATGGCTCGCTTTCCTCCAACCAATCCGGCGAAGGCGAAATCCGTCAAGCACTCGTGAAGGCCAATCTGGTGGACTGCATCGTCGCCCTGCCCAAACAGCTCTTCTACAACACGGGCATACCTGCCTGCCTGTGGTTCTTGCGCCGTGGCCGCACGCAGGAAGAAACGCTCTTCATCGACGCCTCCAACATGGGCTTCATGGAAGACCGCACCCACCGCGCCTTTGCCGACGAAGATATCGAGAAAATCCGCGACGCCTACCTCAACTGGCGTAAAGGCAATGGCTACACGGATGAAAAAGGGTTCTGCAAAGCCGCCAGCCTTGTGGATATAGAAAAGCACAAGTTCGTGCTCACCCCTGGGCGGTATGTGGGCATTCCTGAAGAGGAAGACGATGGTATCCCCTACGAGGAAAAAATCGCGGAGCTTACAAGTAAGCTCGGTGCTCAAATTCAGAAGGAAGAGGCATTGAATCAGGAAATTCAGAGTCAGCTCTCCAAATTAGGCATCACCCTTAATTTTGATTCCAACTCATGA
- a CDS encoding restriction endonuclease subunit S, protein MSTAEQAKEGFYLSEDGEFVPNGWVNSQLNQVISDFIDYRGKTPKKTNYGIPLITAKVVKDGRVFQTEEYIAESEYDSWMRRGIPKAGDVILTTEAPLGEVAFIPKGKIALAQRIITLRGKTEELDNGFLKYSLQSPLMQYRLTARESGSTVSGIKSSELKVTELLHPEDLNEQVAIAAVLNSLDDKIELLREQNETLEALAQTLFKRWFIDFNFPDENGNPYKDSGGNVDELEETSLDSFVDLNPIEKIDRQREYLFFDMKCLPLHELNLQAGVFKKSLSATSFREGDTLLAKITPCLENGKTGLVQDLKGEDLARGSTEFIVMRAKSNGSKCFNYCLARSSKFRNYAIRSMSGSSGRQRVPVDRVKSYSVINKSELIRYFEALVAPNFEKIKANAQQIETLIQLRDTLLPKLMKGEIRVSIE, encoded by the coding sequence ATGAGTACGGCTGAACAGGCAAAAGAAGGCTTTTATCTCAGCGAGGATGGCGAATTTGTACCCAATGGATGGGTGAATTCACAACTCAATCAAGTCATTTCAGACTTCATTGACTACCGCGGAAAAACCCCGAAGAAGACTAATTATGGTATCCCTTTAATAACTGCAAAAGTGGTTAAAGACGGGAGAGTATTTCAGACTGAAGAGTATATTGCAGAATCTGAGTATGATTCATGGATGCGTCGGGGTATACCAAAAGCAGGCGATGTAATTCTAACGACTGAAGCTCCACTTGGTGAAGTTGCCTTTATACCGAAGGGAAAAATCGCTTTGGCTCAACGAATTATCACTCTTCGCGGGAAAACAGAAGAGCTGGATAATGGCTTTCTAAAATACAGCCTACAGTCACCGCTAATGCAGTATCGTCTTACTGCACGAGAATCAGGATCAACGGTATCAGGCATTAAATCTTCTGAATTAAAGGTAACTGAGTTACTCCATCCAGAGGATTTAAACGAGCAGGTCGCCATTGCCGCGGTGCTCAACAGTCTGGACGACAAGATCGAACTATTGCGGGAGCAGAACGAGACTTTGGAAGCCCTTGCCCAAACCCTCTTCAAACGCTGGTTCATCGACTTCAACTTCCCCGACGAAAACGGCAACCCCTACAAGGACTCTGGCGGTAATGTTGATGAACTAGAAGAAACAAGTCTCGATAGCTTTGTTGATCTTAACCCGATTGAAAAAATTGATCGTCAAAGAGAGTATCTATTTTTTGATATGAAATGCCTTCCGCTTCATGAGCTCAACTTGCAAGCGGGAGTCTTCAAAAAGTCACTATCAGCAACATCCTTCAGAGAGGGAGACACGCTTTTAGCAAAAATCACTCCTTGCTTAGAAAATGGTAAAACAGGTCTTGTCCAAGATCTCAAGGGAGAAGATTTAGCCCGCGGATCAACAGAGTTCATTGTGATGAGAGCAAAATCGAATGGCTCTAAATGTTTTAATTACTGTTTGGCGCGTAGCTCCAAGTTTCGCAATTATGCAATTAGAAGCATGTCTGGGAGTTCGGGAAGGCAACGTGTTCCAGTGGATCGTGTTAAATCTTATTCAGTGATTAATAAATCTGAATTGATTAGATACTTTGAGGCTCTAGTAGCTCCCAACTTTGAAAAAATCAAAGCCAACGCGCAACAAATTGAAACCCTCATTCAACTACGCGACACTCTGCTTCCGAAACTGATGAAAGGGGAAATTCGTGTATCTATCGAGTAA
- a CDS encoding TrlF family AAA-like ATPase has product MSTETYTKAKFWKCALQVNPAGYIKYRGTDHDMTEAEYNQQLLNTALENDIKVVGLADHGNVDAVDAIRDLFNDQGVIVFPGFEIASTEKAHFVCLFPEDTSVAQLNRYLGELGLSDPSNGVRPSRYGGQEILRKVEDLGGFAYAAHCTNDSGILRLKLNQVWQEALLKAAQIPATLEDLKNDECNGYRQVLLNRDPNYSRELPVGIINAKDVAEPSDLANEKASCLIKMTRPCFESFKLAFQDPESRVRLNSDRSEKYYSRIEKLRMTGGYLDGLEINFSEHLNAVIGGRGTGKSTLLESLRFALDIEPIGQAAKKQHLDIVKENLGRSKARVELTVRSSKMNGRTFKIARRYGEDPTVVDSEGKPSSFSPKELMPGVELYGQNEIYEIAQDASNQGRLLARFLEEGQADDEAKIREALKQLGDNRTKLLDAQKAVADLEDEVARIPKLEEEVKQFKSLGIEEKLKVVPLLETEKRLASRVLEEELHNLNMAFESVKDSLPDMTLLSDNAIESLPHKTELLSVRKELNAIRQKAEAILKQWNTDFEASHTRTEEAIAKVEAGIAQKEEELEKTFKELPATEGKSGREVGIEFQKLLKDIERIRPKKALIESRKKLQAELAQQRQVILNDLSQNRAERSARFDRSLKKLNRKLKGKMRLTVAPEAERKNVTQFLLHCQMENVGAGRLRWVEDVDDFSPVKLAQLIRQGIDSLQSADWGITPSVAESLSRLPQEKILQLEEIELPDRVSIELNTAHESAESYRPLGKLSTGQQCTAILHLLLLQNKDPLIMDQPEDNLDNAFIADRIVTELRSAKIARQFIFATHNANIPVFGDAEWIGVFDATDDKASMPPEFQGAIDVPNVKEKAAEILEGGRPAFNQRKAKYGF; this is encoded by the coding sequence ATGAGCACCGAGACATATACTAAAGCCAAATTCTGGAAATGTGCCCTACAGGTGAACCCTGCAGGCTACATCAAATACAGGGGCACAGATCATGATATGACGGAGGCTGAATACAATCAGCAGCTCCTCAACACTGCTTTAGAGAATGATATAAAAGTGGTTGGGCTTGCGGATCACGGTAACGTCGATGCGGTCGATGCGATACGAGACTTATTCAACGATCAAGGCGTCATTGTGTTTCCCGGCTTTGAGATCGCATCAACAGAGAAGGCCCACTTTGTATGTTTGTTTCCTGAGGATACGTCAGTGGCTCAGCTCAACCGCTATCTTGGGGAATTAGGTTTATCTGATCCTTCAAACGGCGTCCGCCCGTCCCGCTATGGTGGCCAGGAAATCCTCAGAAAGGTCGAAGATCTTGGCGGCTTTGCCTATGCTGCGCACTGCACCAACGATAGTGGCATTTTAAGACTAAAGCTCAACCAAGTCTGGCAAGAAGCACTATTAAAGGCCGCACAAATACCAGCGACCCTGGAGGATTTGAAGAATGACGAATGTAATGGCTACCGACAAGTGCTTCTAAATCGGGATCCAAACTACAGCAGGGAACTGCCCGTCGGGATCATCAATGCGAAAGATGTGGCCGAGCCCAGTGATCTTGCCAATGAGAAAGCTTCCTGCCTAATCAAGATGACGCGTCCGTGCTTCGAGTCCTTCAAGCTGGCTTTTCAGGATCCTGAATCGCGTGTACGGCTAAACAGTGACCGTTCAGAGAAATACTATTCCCGAATTGAAAAGCTCAGAATGACCGGGGGCTATCTCGATGGACTGGAGATCAATTTTTCCGAACACTTAAACGCAGTCATCGGTGGCCGTGGGACAGGAAAATCAACACTACTGGAAAGCCTTCGATTCGCTCTGGATATTGAGCCGATAGGTCAGGCTGCGAAGAAACAGCATCTGGACATCGTCAAAGAAAACTTGGGACGCTCAAAGGCACGGGTCGAATTGACGGTGAGGTCCTCAAAAATGAATGGACGCACATTCAAAATCGCTCGACGCTATGGAGAAGACCCTACTGTAGTGGACTCTGAAGGCAAACCATCGAGTTTTTCACCGAAAGAATTGATGCCTGGTGTAGAGCTGTATGGGCAAAATGAAATCTATGAGATTGCTCAAGATGCCTCAAACCAAGGCCGCTTGCTCGCTCGTTTTTTGGAGGAGGGACAAGCTGATGATGAAGCAAAGATCCGTGAGGCGTTGAAGCAGCTTGGAGATAATCGAACCAAGCTACTGGATGCGCAGAAAGCAGTAGCAGACCTGGAAGATGAAGTAGCTCGCATCCCAAAGCTTGAAGAAGAGGTCAAGCAATTCAAGAGCCTCGGCATAGAGGAGAAGCTTAAAGTTGTTCCACTTTTGGAAACTGAAAAGCGGTTAGCAAGTCGAGTGCTTGAAGAGGAACTACACAACCTCAACATGGCCTTTGAGTCTGTGAAGGATAGTTTGCCCGACATGACCTTACTTAGCGATAATGCGATAGAGTCCTTGCCTCACAAGACGGAGCTTCTTTCTGTGCGTAAGGAACTGAATGCCATCAGGCAGAAAGCAGAGGCGATACTTAAGCAATGGAATACAGATTTTGAAGCCTCTCATACAAGAACTGAGGAAGCGATTGCAAAGGTTGAAGCAGGAATCGCCCAAAAGGAGGAGGAACTAGAAAAAACCTTTAAAGAACTGCCCGCTACTGAAGGAAAATCAGGGCGAGAGGTTGGCATTGAGTTTCAAAAGCTTTTGAAGGATATTGAGCGGATCCGTCCTAAAAAGGCACTAATTGAGAGCCGTAAGAAGCTCCAAGCTGAACTTGCCCAACAACGCCAGGTAATCTTGAACGACCTCTCCCAAAACCGGGCGGAGCGTTCCGCCCGCTTTGACCGCTCTCTGAAGAAGCTCAATCGGAAGCTTAAAGGGAAAATGCGGCTCACTGTAGCCCCGGAAGCTGAAAGGAAGAACGTAACTCAGTTTTTATTGCATTGCCAAATGGAGAATGTAGGTGCTGGTCGTCTCCGTTGGGTGGAAGATGTGGACGATTTCTCTCCTGTAAAGCTAGCCCAGTTGATACGGCAAGGAATAGACAGTCTTCAGAGTGCAGACTGGGGTATCACTCCGAGCGTCGCTGAGTCACTATCGCGACTGCCTCAGGAGAAAATATTACAGCTAGAGGAGATTGAATTGCCGGACCGGGTTTCAATCGAGCTAAATACGGCTCACGAATCTGCGGAGAGCTACCGCCCACTAGGAAAACTTTCTACCGGCCAGCAGTGCACCGCAATTCTTCATCTCTTGCTTCTCCAAAATAAAGATCCTTTAATTATGGATCAGCCTGAAGACAATTTAGACAATGCTTTTATTGCAGACAGAATTGTAACTGAGCTCCGGTCGGCAAAAATCGCTCGCCAGTTCATTTTCGCAACTCACAACGCAAATATCCCTGTATTCGGTGACGCTGAATGGATTGGCGTCTTTGATGCGACTGATGATAAAGCGAGCATGCCTCCAGAGTTTCAGGGGGCCATAGACGTCCCTAATGTTAAAGAAAAGGCTGCTGAAATTCTGGAGGGTGGCAGACCAGCTTTCAATCAACGTAAAGCAAAATACGGATTTTAA
- a CDS encoding DUF4268 domain-containing protein encodes MFQINATSNEIVQLVPKRFSDLGFTERGHLQEWIAKMPESLGEELLIIQKEFDGFDETRERLDLLALDKQGDLVVIENKLDDSGRDVVWQALKYASYCSSLSKSQIAEIYQAYLDQNGEEGNARERIVEFLGASDFDEVLINEGVGQRLIFVSANFRREVTSTAMWLLENQIRLQCFKATPYQQGNQLFLTLDQIIPTPEEAEFRVGISEKKKEQKTAAKSQAVSLELRPRFWTRTLEAMEAAGVQRYATVSPSKDHWLSCGSGLGGVIYSLIFSKKEIRVEIYMSANDAATNKAVFDQFYENKEAIENRFGHKLEWQRLDDKKASRVKYSLAVDGYDEENWEMMIDWLVEHFPKLEKAFRPEIEKVKRSR; translated from the coding sequence ATGTTCCAAATCAACGCCACCTCCAACGAAATTGTTCAGCTTGTGCCCAAGCGTTTTTCTGACCTGGGCTTCACGGAGCGTGGCCATTTACAGGAATGGATTGCCAAGATGCCGGAATCGCTTGGGGAAGAGTTGCTCATCATCCAGAAGGAATTTGACGGCTTTGATGAAACCCGCGAACGGTTGGACTTATTGGCACTGGATAAGCAAGGCGACCTTGTTGTGATTGAAAACAAGCTCGACGACTCGGGCAGAGACGTGGTCTGGCAGGCCTTGAAATACGCCTCCTATTGTTCTTCCCTCTCAAAGTCCCAGATTGCCGAAATCTACCAAGCCTATCTTGACCAGAATGGGGAAGAGGGAAACGCCAGGGAGCGTATCGTTGAATTTCTAGGCGCGAGTGACTTCGATGAAGTGCTTATAAATGAAGGTGTCGGCCAGCGGCTGATCTTTGTGTCCGCGAATTTTCGCCGCGAAGTAACCTCGACCGCCATGTGGCTACTGGAGAACCAGATTCGCCTGCAATGCTTTAAGGCCACACCCTATCAGCAGGGCAACCAGCTCTTTTTGACCCTCGATCAAATCATTCCGACACCTGAGGAAGCCGAGTTTCGGGTGGGCATTTCCGAGAAAAAGAAGGAGCAGAAAACTGCTGCCAAGTCGCAGGCAGTATCACTTGAGCTGCGCCCTCGCTTCTGGACCAGAACGCTGGAGGCGATGGAGGCTGCCGGAGTGCAACGCTATGCGACTGTCAGCCCGAGCAAAGACCACTGGCTTTCCTGCGGGTCAGGCTTAGGTGGGGTGATTTATTCTCTCATTTTTTCAAAGAAGGAAATTCGAGTAGAGATTTATATGAGTGCCAATGATGCCGCGACCAACAAAGCGGTCTTCGATCAATTCTACGAAAACAAAGAAGCTATTGAGAACAGATTTGGCCATAAGTTGGAATGGCAACGACTCGACGACAAGAAGGCGTCTCGCGTAAAGTATAGTCTAGCCGTTGACGGTTATGATGAAGAGAATTGGGAGATGATGATCGACTGGCTGGTCGAGCATTTTCCTAAACTGGAGAAGGCTTTTCGACCGGAGATCGAGAAGGTAAAACGGAGCCGATAG
- a CDS encoding RNA-binding domain-containing protein translates to MTDSPINFALLKETYDIECKAAQGRDGLGELPKDFWESYSAMANTDGGSIFLGVAEKKDAFKVLGIKKPEKVIKDLVDTANSRDKVSVNLLTNSDIVRHTFEPGKVIEIKVRRATRQERPVYLKKTPIGNSYRRRHEADQRMTDDEVKRMLADQQYDSLDHRILKGYGLEDLDKSSLSAFRQSVAVRSPETNFDALSDLDFLRQIRGWRKDRESGEEGLTVAGLLMFGSYPTIRDEFPHYFVDYQEQAAPGEEPRYLDRICPDGAWSGNLYDFYRKVYPKLVSDLKAEFLLKGGVREGESPAHVAVREAFVNALVHADYSVPTSVLVVKRPDFFSFKNPGLMRVPFAVAMAGGESDSRNKSIQDMFRMIGAGERQGFGIRKILDGWKKFDWRIPYFEEKDEPSPRVVVTLSMLSLFPEQAVQILSSHYRKPWGQFSETEKVALVLAFTEGAVTHGRLSQFCVDHPRDVSATLHGLEKSGALETTGQYRAKTYHIPGHMLPTAEDVFESTTNSDVNTTNLEPSTTNLEPSTTNLEPNTTNLDDKGRIVHVQFHHPFVDDIATLTPAFRQELETIAKLPRTKKKLSRDEMIEVILELCRNQYVTSGALSVLLNREITTLRGQYLAPLKAEGKLKLAFPRTPTDPKQAYLAT, encoded by the coding sequence ATGACCGATTCACCCATAAATTTCGCCCTCCTCAAAGAGACGTATGACATCGAGTGCAAGGCGGCTCAGGGACGTGACGGGCTGGGCGAGCTGCCGAAGGATTTCTGGGAGAGCTATTCGGCCATGGCAAATACCGATGGTGGCAGTATTTTTCTTGGAGTAGCGGAGAAGAAAGACGCCTTCAAGGTGCTCGGGATAAAAAAGCCTGAAAAGGTCATCAAGGACTTGGTGGATACGGCGAACAGCCGGGATAAGGTGAGCGTGAACCTTCTGACCAACTCTGACATCGTACGGCACACTTTCGAGCCTGGGAAGGTCATCGAGATCAAAGTGCGTCGGGCCACGCGTCAGGAACGTCCGGTCTATCTCAAGAAAACACCGATAGGCAATAGCTACCGTCGACGCCATGAGGCCGATCAGCGGATGACGGATGATGAGGTCAAGCGGATGCTGGCCGATCAGCAATATGACAGCCTGGATCATCGTATCCTCAAGGGCTACGGTTTGGAGGATCTGGACAAGTCAAGTTTGAGCGCTTTCAGGCAGTCGGTCGCAGTGCGCAGTCCGGAAACCAATTTCGATGCGCTTTCGGACTTGGATTTTTTGAGGCAGATCCGCGGCTGGAGGAAAGATCGCGAATCTGGGGAAGAAGGCCTGACCGTTGCCGGCTTGCTCATGTTTGGCAGCTATCCGACAATTCGAGACGAGTTCCCGCATTATTTCGTGGATTACCAGGAACAGGCGGCTCCTGGGGAGGAACCCCGCTATCTGGATCGCATTTGCCCGGACGGAGCTTGGTCGGGAAATCTTTATGACTTCTACCGCAAGGTCTATCCGAAGCTGGTCAGCGATCTGAAGGCGGAATTTCTACTGAAAGGAGGGGTACGCGAAGGCGAAAGTCCGGCGCACGTCGCAGTCCGGGAGGCTTTCGTTAACGCGCTGGTGCACGCAGATTACTCCGTGCCCACTTCAGTTTTAGTGGTGAAACGGCCCGACTTCTTCAGTTTCAAGAATCCCGGGCTGATGCGCGTGCCTTTCGCGGTCGCCATGGCAGGAGGCGAATCCGATAGCCGGAATAAGAGTATTCAGGATATGTTTCGCATGATCGGTGCAGGAGAGCGTCAGGGCTTCGGTATTCGTAAGATCCTCGATGGGTGGAAGAAATTTGATTGGCGGATCCCCTACTTCGAAGAGAAAGACGAACCTTCACCCCGAGTGGTCGTCACTCTCTCGATGCTTTCGCTTTTTCCGGAGCAAGCGGTGCAAATCCTGTCCAGCCATTACCGGAAGCCCTGGGGGCAATTCTCCGAGACGGAAAAAGTGGCGCTGGTGTTGGCCTTCACGGAAGGTGCGGTGACGCATGGCAGACTATCTCAATTTTGTGTCGATCACCCCAGAGATGTCAGTGCAACACTTCATGGCTTGGAGAAATCAGGCGCTTTGGAGACGACCGGGCAGTATCGTGCCAAGACCTATCACATCCCCGGACATATGTTGCCGACTGCGGAGGATGTCTTTGAGAGCACTACGAATAGCGACGTGAACACTACGAATTTAGAGCCGAGCACTACGAATTTGGAGCCAAGCACTACGAATTTGGAGCCGAACACTACGAATTTAGACGACAAGGGAAGAATTGTGCACGTCCAGTTCCATCACCCGTTTGTCGATGATATTGCGACCCTGACACCCGCATTCAGGCAAGAACTCGAAACAATTGCTAAATTGCCGAGAACTAAGAAAAAATTGAGTCGTGATGAAATGATAGAGGTGATCTTGGAGCTTTGCCGGAACCAATACGTGACCTCGGGTGCTCTATCCGTTCTCCTCAATCGAGAGATCACCACATTGAGAGGACAATATTTGGCCCCGCTGAAAGCGGAAGGGAAGCTGAAACTGGCGTTTCCCAGAACTCCCACCGATCCCAAGCAGGCCTATCTGGCCACCTGA